A window from Streptomyces subrutilus encodes these proteins:
- a CDS encoding discoidin domain-containing protein, producing MRRLNWRWRALAALISTALLMTGWPALTAAAAGGPSIAAGRPAAASSANGAYTAANVTDGDQSTYWESAGSGFPQWVQTDLGATTRVDQVVLKLPAAWESRNQTLSVQGSADGTAFSTLVNSATYTFGQGSGNTVTITLPATQTRYVRINITANTGWQAGQLSELEVRAPGESSANLALGKTLTASSNTQVYVPGNANDGNSASYWESVNNALPQWIQADLGASVRVDRVVLRLPENWGPRTQTLKLQGSANGSDFTDLTASKAYDFNAAGNNAVTLSFDAATTRYVRVLISLNSVQPGGQLSELEIYGPQTGDTQAPTAPTALAYTEPATGQIKLTWQAATDNVGVTGYDVYADNQLRTSVAGNVTTYTDTQPAGATVTYLVRARDAAGNQSPNSNTVTRAGDSGDTQAPTAPASLSLTEPAAGQIKLTWQASTDNVGVTGYEVYANNVLRTTVAGNVTTYTDAQPASATVGYVVRAKDAAGNRSGDSNQVTRNGSGGGGSNLAVGKPVTGSSVIHTFVAENANDNSTSTYWEGAAGAYPSTLTVKLGANADVDRLVLKLNPDAAWGARTQNIQVLGREQSASGVTGLVAAKDYAFNPASGNTVTIPLGARVADVQLRFTSNTGSSNGQIAEFQVIGVPAPNPDLEVTALSAAPAAPVESDPVTLSATVKNSGPAPAPATAVTFQLGGTKVATAAVPALAAGATVTVTAGIGARDAGTYPLSAVVDEADTVVEQNDTNNSRTGSPLVVRPVDSSDLVASAVGWSPSAPSAGQPVAFTVTVRNQGTVAAAAGTHAVTLTLQDAGGATVRTFTGSFGGALAAGASTAPIALGSWPAANGRYTVKVVLADDANELPVKRVNNTSSRSFFVGRGANMPFDMYEAEDGVVGGGAGVVGPNRTIGDIAGEASGRKAVNLDATGEYVEFTTRAATNTLVTRFSIPDAPGGGGIDSTINVYVNGTLKKTLPLTSKYAWLYGAEASPGNSPGSGAPRHIYDEANIQLGETVPPGSRIRLQKDAANTSTYAIDFVSLEQATAIPNPDPATYTVPAGFTHQDVQNALDKVRMDTTGKLVGVYLPPGDYQTAGKFQVYGKAVQVVGAGPWFTRFHAPSSQDNTDIGWRAEGTAKGSSFAGFAYFGNYTSRIDGPGKVFDFANVSDITIDNIWNEHMVCLYWGANTDRITIKNSRIRDMFADGINMTNGSTDNLVTNNEARATGDDSFALFSAIDAGGADMKNNVYENLTTILTWRAAGVAVYGGFNNTFRNIHIADTLVYSGITISSLDFGYPMNGFGTDPTTFENISIVRSGGHFWGAQTFPGIWIFSASKVFQGIRINNVDIVDPTYSGIMFQTQYVGGQPVNPIKDTILRDITITGARKSGDAFDAKSGFGLWANEMPEAGQGPAVGEVTIHNLKTSDNAVDVRNTTSTFRINQLP from the coding sequence ATGAGAAGGCTCAACTGGAGATGGCGGGCCCTGGCCGCCCTCATCAGCACCGCCCTGTTGATGACGGGCTGGCCGGCCCTGACCGCCGCGGCCGCCGGCGGACCGAGCATCGCCGCGGGCCGCCCCGCGGCCGCGAGCAGTGCCAACGGCGCGTACACCGCCGCCAACGTGACCGACGGCGACCAGTCCACGTACTGGGAGAGCGCCGGGAGCGGCTTCCCGCAGTGGGTGCAGACCGATCTGGGCGCGACCACCCGCGTCGACCAGGTGGTGCTCAAGCTGCCCGCCGCCTGGGAGAGCCGCAATCAGACCCTGTCCGTGCAGGGCAGCGCCGACGGCACCGCCTTCAGCACCCTGGTGAACTCGGCCACCTACACCTTCGGCCAGGGCAGCGGGAACACGGTGACCATCACCCTCCCCGCCACCCAGACCCGGTACGTCAGGATCAACATCACCGCCAACACGGGGTGGCAGGCCGGCCAGCTCTCCGAGCTGGAGGTCCGCGCACCCGGCGAATCCTCGGCCAACCTGGCGCTCGGCAAGACCCTGACCGCCAGCAGCAACACGCAGGTCTACGTCCCCGGCAACGCCAACGACGGCAACAGCGCCAGCTACTGGGAGAGCGTCAACAACGCCCTGCCGCAGTGGATCCAGGCCGACCTCGGCGCCTCCGTGCGCGTGGACCGCGTCGTGCTGCGCCTGCCCGAGAACTGGGGCCCCCGCACCCAGACCCTGAAGCTCCAGGGCAGCGCCAACGGCTCCGACTTCACCGACCTCACCGCGTCCAAGGCCTACGACTTCAACGCGGCCGGCAACAACGCCGTCACCCTCTCCTTCGACGCGGCGACCACCCGCTACGTCCGCGTCCTGATATCGCTCAACTCCGTCCAGCCCGGCGGCCAGCTCTCCGAGCTGGAGATCTACGGCCCGCAGACCGGCGACACCCAGGCGCCGACCGCCCCCACCGCGCTCGCCTACACCGAACCCGCCACCGGCCAGATCAAGCTCACCTGGCAGGCGGCCACCGACAACGTCGGCGTCACCGGCTACGACGTCTACGCCGACAACCAGCTGCGCACCAGCGTGGCCGGCAACGTCACCACCTACACCGACACCCAGCCCGCCGGCGCCACCGTCACCTACCTCGTCCGGGCCAGGGACGCGGCCGGCAACCAGTCGCCGAACAGCAACACCGTCACCCGCGCCGGCGACAGCGGCGACACCCAGGCCCCGACCGCGCCGGCCTCCCTGAGCCTCACCGAGCCGGCCGCCGGCCAGATCAAGCTCACCTGGCAGGCCTCCACCGACAACGTGGGCGTCACCGGCTACGAGGTCTACGCGAACAACGTCCTGCGCACCACGGTCGCGGGCAACGTCACCACCTACACCGACGCCCAGCCCGCCAGCGCCACGGTCGGCTACGTCGTCCGCGCGAAGGACGCCGCGGGCAACCGCTCCGGCGACAGCAACCAGGTGACCCGCAACGGCTCCGGGGGCGGCGGTTCCAACCTGGCCGTGGGCAAGCCCGTCACCGGCTCCTCCGTGATCCACACCTTCGTCGCGGAGAACGCCAACGACAACAGCACCAGCACCTACTGGGAGGGCGCGGCCGGCGCCTACCCGAGCACGCTGACGGTCAAGCTCGGCGCCAACGCCGACGTGGACCGGCTCGTCCTCAAGCTCAACCCCGACGCCGCCTGGGGCGCCCGCACCCAGAACATCCAGGTCCTCGGCCGCGAGCAGAGCGCCTCGGGCGTCACCGGCCTGGTCGCGGCCAAGGACTACGCCTTCAACCCCGCCTCCGGCAACACCGTCACCATCCCGCTGGGCGCCCGCGTCGCGGACGTCCAGCTGCGCTTCACCTCCAACACCGGCTCCTCCAACGGTCAGATCGCCGAGTTCCAGGTCATCGGCGTCCCCGCGCCCAACCCCGATCTGGAGGTCACCGCACTGAGCGCCGCCCCGGCCGCCCCGGTGGAGTCGGACCCGGTCACGCTGTCCGCCACCGTCAAGAACAGCGGCCCGGCCCCGGCCCCCGCCACGGCCGTCACCTTCCAGCTCGGCGGCACGAAGGTCGCCACCGCGGCCGTGCCCGCGCTGGCCGCCGGCGCGACGGTCACCGTCACGGCCGGGATCGGTGCGCGCGATGCGGGCACGTACCCGCTGAGCGCCGTCGTCGACGAGGCCGACACGGTCGTCGAGCAGAACGACACCAACAACAGCCGCACCGGATCACCGCTGGTGGTACGGCCCGTCGACAGCTCCGATCTGGTCGCCTCGGCGGTCGGCTGGTCGCCGAGCGCCCCGTCCGCCGGCCAGCCGGTGGCCTTCACCGTCACCGTGCGTAACCAGGGCACCGTGGCGGCCGCGGCCGGCACGCACGCGGTCACCCTCACCCTCCAGGACGCGGGCGGCGCCACCGTGCGCACGTTCACGGGCTCCTTCGGCGGCGCCCTGGCGGCGGGCGCCTCCACCGCGCCGATCGCGCTCGGCAGCTGGCCCGCGGCGAACGGCAGGTACACCGTGAAGGTCGTCCTCGCCGACGACGCCAACGAGCTTCCGGTCAAGCGCGTCAACAACACCTCCAGCAGGTCCTTCTTCGTGGGCCGCGGGGCGAACATGCCCTTCGACATGTACGAGGCGGAGGACGGGGTCGTCGGCGGCGGAGCCGGCGTCGTCGGCCCGAACCGGACCATCGGCGACATCGCCGGCGAGGCCTCCGGCCGCAAGGCGGTCAACCTGGACGCGACGGGCGAGTACGTCGAGTTCACCACCCGGGCCGCCACCAACACGCTGGTCACCCGCTTCTCCATCCCGGACGCGCCGGGCGGCGGCGGCATCGACTCCACCATCAACGTCTACGTCAACGGCACCCTCAAGAAGACCCTGCCGCTGACCTCCAAGTACGCCTGGCTCTACGGAGCCGAGGCCTCGCCGGGCAACTCGCCGGGCTCCGGCGCACCGCGCCACATCTACGACGAGGCCAACATCCAGCTGGGCGAGACCGTCCCGCCGGGCAGCAGGATCCGCCTCCAGAAGGACGCGGCCAACACCTCCACCTACGCGATCGACTTCGTGAGCCTGGAGCAGGCCACCGCGATCCCCAACCCGGACCCGGCGACCTACACGGTGCCCGCCGGCTTCACCCACCAGGACGTGCAGAACGCCCTGGACAAGGTCCGCATGGACACCACCGGCAAGCTCGTCGGCGTCTACCTGCCGCCCGGCGACTACCAGACGGCCGGCAAGTTCCAGGTGTACGGCAAGGCCGTGCAGGTCGTCGGCGCCGGACCGTGGTTCACCCGCTTCCACGCCCCGTCCTCCCAGGACAACACCGACATCGGCTGGCGCGCGGAAGGCACCGCCAAGGGCTCGTCCTTCGCTGGCTTCGCGTACTTCGGGAACTACACCTCGCGCATCGACGGCCCGGGCAAGGTATTCGACTTCGCCAACGTCTCCGACATCACCATCGACAACATCTGGAACGAGCACATGGTGTGCCTGTACTGGGGCGCCAACACCGACCGGATCACCATCAAGAACTCGCGCATCCGCGACATGTTCGCCGACGGCATCAACATGACCAACGGCAGCACGGACAACCTCGTGACCAACAACGAGGCGCGGGCCACCGGTGACGACAGCTTCGCGCTGTTCTCCGCGATCGACGCGGGCGGCGCGGACATGAAGAACAACGTCTACGAGAACCTGACCACCATCCTGACCTGGCGTGCGGCGGGCGTGGCCGTCTACGGCGGCTTCAACAACACCTTCCGCAACATCCACATCGCCGACACCCTCGTCTACTCGGGCATCACGATCAGCTCGCTGGACTTCGGGTACCCGATGAACGGGTTCGGGACCGATCCGACGACCTTCGAGAACATCTCGATCGTCCGGTCCGGCGGCCACTTCTGGGGCGCGCAGACCTTCCCCGGCATCTGGATCTTCTCCGCCTCGAAGGTCTTCCAGGGGATCCGGATCAACAACGTCGACATCGTCGATCCGACGTACAGCGGCATCATGTTCCAGACCCAGTACGTGGGCGGCCAGCCGGTCAACCCGATCAAGGACACCATCCTGCGGGACATCACCATCACCGGGGCGAGGAAGAGCGGAGACGCCTTCGACGCGAAGTCCGGATTCGGCCTCTGGGCGAACGAGATGCCCGAGGCCGGGCAGGGTCCGGCGGTCGGCGAGGTCACCATCCAC
- a CDS encoding DUF7455 domain-containing protein, with amino-acid sequence MTTVLTPATPLTAADRCDRCGAQAYLRVVLLSGGELLFCAHHGRKFEPELKKIAAEIQDETERLTSAPAAPAEPEDR; translated from the coding sequence GTGACTACTGTTCTGACACCCGCGACCCCGCTGACGGCCGCTGACCGATGCGACCGTTGCGGCGCCCAGGCATATCTGCGCGTCGTCCTGCTGAGCGGCGGTGAACTGCTCTTCTGCGCCCACCACGGCCGCAAGTTCGAGCCGGAACTCAAGAAGATCGCCGCGGAAATACAGGATGAGACCGAGCGGCTCACGTCCGCTCCGGCAGCCCCTGCCGAACCCGAGGACCGCTGA
- a CDS encoding sensor histidine kinase, with amino-acid sequence MSARRLGLPRRAAYQILLTQLAIAGGVVALATGLFLAPLGAQLDDQAMRRALAIAQSAAADPSLAADLLEAGPSADGPVQSAAERIRRATGAEYVVVVDLNGIRRSHPSADRIGLPVSTDPGDALAGREVMEIDDGTLGRSARGKVPLLAADGEIVGAVSVGIAYDSVRDRLLGAIPGLLAYAGGALAAGALAAYLVSRRIQRQTRDLAFSDIAGLLAEREAMLHSIREGVIGLDRHGRVRLVNDEATRLLGLAPDSAGSLAGRPLDDVLGTGRTTDVLSGRVTGRDLLTVQGPRVLVANRMPTQDGGAVATLRDRTELEHLGRELDSTRGLIDALRALDHEHANRLHTLLGLLELGLHEEAVEFVTEVVGVHRSTAEQVTEKVHDPLLAALLVGKATVAAERGVPLRLAPATLLPDRLVDPGGLVTIVGNLVDNALDAAVGSAAPLVEVDLRADGRTAVLRVRDSGPGVPEAQREEIFTEGWSTKQARAHRERGLGLALVRRLAERQGGTARAGEAADGGAEFSVVLPEALR; translated from the coding sequence ATGAGCGCTCGGCGCCTCGGGCTGCCCAGACGGGCCGCCTACCAGATCCTCCTCACCCAGCTGGCCATCGCCGGCGGGGTCGTCGCGTTGGCCACCGGCCTGTTCCTGGCCCCGCTCGGCGCACAGCTCGACGACCAGGCCATGCGGCGCGCCCTGGCCATCGCGCAGAGCGCCGCGGCCGATCCGTCACTGGCCGCCGACCTCCTGGAAGCAGGCCCCTCGGCCGACGGCCCGGTGCAGTCGGCGGCCGAGCGGATACGCCGGGCGACCGGTGCCGAGTACGTGGTCGTCGTCGACCTGAACGGCATCAGGCGCTCCCACCCCAGCGCCGACCGGATCGGCCTGCCCGTCTCCACCGATCCGGGGGACGCCCTGGCGGGACGCGAGGTCATGGAGATCGACGACGGCACCCTGGGCCGCTCCGCCCGCGGCAAGGTGCCGCTCCTCGCCGCCGACGGGGAGATCGTCGGCGCCGTCTCGGTGGGCATCGCCTACGACAGCGTCCGCGACCGGCTGCTGGGCGCCATCCCCGGACTGCTGGCCTACGCGGGCGGCGCCTTGGCCGCGGGCGCCCTGGCCGCCTACCTGGTGTCCCGCCGGATCCAGCGGCAGACCCGGGACCTGGCCTTCTCCGACATCGCCGGCCTGCTCGCGGAGCGCGAGGCCATGCTGCACTCCATCCGCGAGGGCGTCATCGGCCTCGACCGGCACGGCCGCGTCCGCCTGGTCAACGACGAGGCGACCCGCCTGCTGGGACTCGCCCCGGACTCCGCCGGCTCCCTGGCGGGGCGCCCGCTGGACGACGTGCTCGGTACCGGCCGCACCACCGACGTCCTCTCGGGCCGCGTCACCGGCCGCGACCTCCTGACCGTCCAGGGCCCGCGAGTCCTGGTCGCCAACCGGATGCCCACCCAGGACGGCGGCGCCGTGGCCACCCTGCGCGACCGCACCGAACTGGAGCACCTGGGGCGCGAGCTCGACTCCACCCGCGGCCTGATCGACGCCCTGCGCGCCCTCGACCACGAGCACGCCAACCGCCTCCACACCCTCCTCGGCCTGCTGGAGCTCGGCCTGCACGAGGAGGCGGTGGAGTTCGTGACCGAGGTCGTCGGCGTGCACCGCAGCACCGCCGAACAGGTCACGGAGAAGGTCCACGACCCCCTGCTGGCCGCCCTCCTCGTGGGCAAGGCGACCGTGGCGGCGGAGCGCGGGGTCCCCCTGCGCCTCGCCCCGGCCACCCTGCTGCCCGACCGCCTGGTGGACCCGGGCGGACTGGTCACGATCGTCGGCAATCTGGTCGACAACGCCCTGGACGCCGCCGTCGGCTCGGCGGCGCCCCTGGTCGAGGTGGACCTGCGCGCCGACGGCCGCACGGCCGTCCTGCGGGTGCGCGACAGCGGGCCCGGCGTGCCGGAGGCGCAGCGCGAGGAGATCTTCACGGAGGGCTGGTCGACCAAACAGGCCCGGGCCCACCGCGAACGCGGGCTGGGCCTGGCCCTCGTACGCCGCCTCGCGGAGCGTCAGGGCGGCACCGCCCGGGCCGGCGAAGCAGCGGACGGAGGGGCGGAGTTCTCCGTCGTACTCCCGGAGGCCCTGCGGTGA
- a CDS encoding response regulator, protein MNGTPIHVLVVDDDVRVARINAAYVAKVPGFRVTAQVHSAAEAFAFLTAHRVDLILLDHYLPDENGLDLVRRLRQLGHGTDVMMVTAARDLATVQSAMRLGALQYLVKPFTFTGLRSRLEAYGALRRTLETGGEAEQAEVDRIFGALAAAGSPNELPKGHSPTTAELVRQVLRSADGPLSTQQIADRAGISRQTAQRYVKLLDRAGRVTLALRYGETGRPEHRYTWVPSEGA, encoded by the coding sequence GTGAACGGGACCCCGATCCACGTATTGGTCGTCGACGACGACGTGCGTGTTGCCAGGATCAACGCGGCGTACGTGGCGAAGGTTCCCGGTTTCCGGGTCACCGCCCAGGTCCACTCGGCCGCCGAGGCCTTCGCCTTCCTCACCGCCCACCGGGTGGACCTGATCCTCCTCGACCACTACCTGCCCGACGAGAACGGCCTCGACCTGGTCCGCCGCCTGCGCCAGCTCGGCCACGGCACCGACGTCATGATGGTCACGGCCGCCCGCGACCTCGCCACCGTCCAGAGCGCCATGCGCCTCGGCGCCCTCCAGTACCTGGTCAAGCCCTTCACCTTCACCGGCCTGCGCAGCCGGCTGGAGGCGTACGGCGCGCTGCGCCGCACCCTGGAGACCGGCGGCGAGGCCGAGCAGGCCGAGGTGGACCGCATCTTCGGAGCCCTCGCGGCCGCCGGCTCCCCCAACGAGCTGCCCAAGGGCCACTCCCCCACCACAGCGGAGCTCGTCCGCCAGGTGCTCCGGTCCGCCGACGGCCCGCTGTCCACGCAGCAGATCGCCGACCGGGCCGGCATCAGCCGCCAGACCGCACAGCGCTACGTCAAACTCCTCGACCGCGCGGGCCGGGTCACCCTGGCCCTGCGCTACGGCGAGACCGGCCGCCCGGAGCACCGCTACACCTGGGTGCCCTCGGAGGGCGCCTGA
- a CDS encoding solute symporter family protein, which translates to MNTEHQTLALILFSLVIAVTLGITTWVSRNRHGSAEEFYAGGRLFSPLENGFAIAGDYMSAASFLGISGLIALFGYDGMLYSVGFLVAWLVVLFLVAELVRNCGRFTLADVVAARMSERPVRIAAGASSVVVSVLYLVAQMVGAGSLVALLLGTSGGTARTLTVVGVGALMVVYVSFGGMRATTWIQIVKAVLLMGGAITLTVLVLLRFHGNFDQLLTSAADRSGHGMRFLGPGLKYGADWTSRVDFISLGLALVLGTAGLPHILSRFYTVPTARAARRSVVWAIALIGGFYLMTIVLGFGAAALVGPDAVRASNASGNTAVPLLAAHLGGGAGSTGGAVLFAVVAAIAFATILAVVAGITLASSASVAHDLYASLKRRHARQRSEVAVARAAAVGIGAAAIGLGLLAQDLNVAFLVGLAFAVAASANLPVLLYSLFWRGFTTRGAVWSVYGGLVPAMLLVVVSPVVSGSPESLFPGADFQLFPLQNPGIVSIPLGFLAGWLGTVTSVEEPDLAKHAETEVRSLTGAGAV; encoded by the coding sequence GTGAACACCGAGCACCAGACCCTCGCGCTGATCCTCTTCAGCCTCGTCATCGCGGTGACCCTGGGCATCACCACCTGGGTCAGCCGCAACCGGCACGGCTCCGCGGAGGAGTTCTACGCGGGCGGCCGGCTGTTCTCCCCGCTGGAGAACGGGTTCGCCATCGCGGGCGACTACATGTCCGCCGCCTCCTTCCTCGGCATCTCCGGCCTGATCGCCCTGTTCGGCTACGACGGCATGCTGTACTCGGTGGGCTTCCTGGTCGCCTGGCTGGTCGTGCTCTTCCTGGTCGCCGAACTGGTGCGCAACTGCGGCCGGTTCACCCTCGCCGACGTGGTCGCCGCCCGGATGAGCGAGCGGCCGGTCCGGATCGCGGCCGGTGCCTCCTCCGTCGTCGTCTCGGTGCTGTACCTCGTCGCCCAGATGGTCGGCGCGGGCAGTCTGGTCGCCCTGCTGCTCGGCACTTCGGGCGGTACCGCCCGCACCCTGACCGTGGTCGGGGTGGGCGCGCTGATGGTGGTCTACGTCTCCTTCGGCGGCATGCGGGCCACCACCTGGATCCAGATCGTCAAGGCCGTCCTGCTCATGGGCGGCGCGATCACCCTGACCGTGCTCGTCCTGCTCCGTTTCCACGGGAACTTCGACCAGCTCCTCACCAGCGCAGCCGACCGCAGCGGGCACGGGATGCGGTTCCTGGGCCCGGGGCTGAAGTACGGCGCCGACTGGACCTCCCGGGTCGACTTCATCAGCCTCGGCCTCGCGCTCGTCCTCGGCACGGCCGGGCTGCCGCACATCCTCTCGCGCTTCTACACGGTGCCCACGGCGCGCGCCGCGCGCCGGTCGGTGGTCTGGGCCATCGCGCTCATCGGCGGTTTCTACCTGATGACCATCGTGCTCGGCTTCGGTGCGGCCGCTCTGGTGGGGCCGGACGCGGTGCGCGCGTCCAACGCCTCCGGGAACACGGCCGTACCGCTGCTGGCCGCCCACCTCGGCGGGGGCGCCGGCTCCACCGGGGGCGCGGTGCTGTTCGCCGTCGTGGCGGCCATCGCCTTCGCCACCATCCTCGCCGTGGTCGCCGGGATCACCCTGGCCTCCTCGGCCTCCGTCGCGCACGACCTGTACGCCTCGCTCAAGCGCCGGCACGCCCGGCAGCGCAGCGAGGTCGCGGTGGCGCGGGCCGCAGCCGTCGGCATCGGGGCCGCGGCCATCGGCCTCGGCCTGCTCGCCCAAGACCTGAACGTGGCCTTCCTGGTCGGTCTGGCCTTCGCCGTGGCCGCGTCCGCCAACCTGCCGGTGCTGCTGTACTCGCTCTTCTGGCGCGGGTTCACGACGCGCGGAGCCGTCTGGTCGGTGTACGGCGGGCTGGTGCCGGCGATGCTACTGGTGGTGGTCTCGCCGGTGGTGTCCGGCAGCCCCGAATCGCTCTTCCCGGGTGCGGACTTCCAGCTGTTCCCGCTCCAGAACCCGGGCATCGTCTCGATCCCGCTGGGCTTCCTGGCGGGCTGGCTGGGCACCGTCACCTCGGTCGAGGAACCGGACTTGGCGAAGCACGCGGAGACCGAGGTCCGGTCGCTGACCGGTGCCGGAGCGGTCTGA
- a CDS encoding DUF485 domain-containing protein translates to MEKHEGRDAGTIRLDDPWYDALAVGWGEGGDTSPPIPAQSGRPAPGASHIYLEVQRSAAFQEVRSRYRRFVVPATIGFFLWYVAYVVAATAAPEFMARPVAGAVNVAMLAGLGQFLSTFLLTWAYARHARLRRDRAALDLRWTVFEQERDQERTRATGSGR, encoded by the coding sequence GTGGAGAAGCACGAAGGGCGGGATGCCGGAACGATCCGGCTCGACGACCCCTGGTACGACGCGCTGGCCGTCGGCTGGGGCGAGGGCGGGGACACCTCCCCGCCGATCCCGGCCCAGAGCGGCCGGCCCGCGCCCGGCGCGTCCCACATCTACCTCGAAGTGCAGCGCAGCGCCGCCTTCCAGGAGGTCCGCAGCCGGTACCGGCGGTTCGTCGTCCCGGCGACCATCGGTTTCTTCCTCTGGTACGTCGCCTACGTCGTCGCCGCGACCGCGGCCCCGGAGTTCATGGCCCGGCCCGTGGCGGGTGCGGTCAACGTGGCGATGCTGGCCGGACTCGGCCAGTTCCTCAGCACCTTCCTGTTGACCTGGGCGTACGCCCGGCACGCACGGCTGCGCCGGGACCGGGCCGCGCTCGACCTGCGCTGGACCGTCTTCGAGCAGGAGCGCGACCAGGAGCGCACCCGGGCGACGGGGAGCGGCCGGTGA
- a CDS encoding DNA gyrase/topoisomerase IV subunit B: MTADTSVPSSALLSGADRDGSNYTARHLLVLEGLEAVRKRPGMYIGSTDSRGLMHCLWEIIDNSVDEALGGYCDHIEVILHEDSSVEVRDNGRGIPVDVEPKTGLSGVEVVMTKLHAGGKFGGGSYAASGGLHGVGASVVNALSARLDVEVDRNSATHGISFRRGVPGMFTEQGPDSPFDPANGLRKVKRVPKGRTGTRVRYWADRQIFLKDARLNLETLYQRARQTAFLVPGLTLVVRDERGIDGAGKTEETFRFDGGISEFCEYLAQDKAVCDVLRLTGTGTFKETVPVLDDRGHMTPTEVTRELGVDIALRWGTGYETNVKSFVNIIATPKGGTHVSGFERSVAKTVNEVLRSAKLLRVAEDDVVKDDAMEGMTAVVTVRLAEPQFEGQTKEVLGTSAATRIVAAVVAKELKAFLTSTKRDDKQQARSVMEKIVAAARTRIAARQHKEAQRRKTALESSSLPAKLADCRSDDVDRSELFIVEGDSALGTAKLARNSEFQALLPIRGKILNVQKSSVSDMLKNAECGAIIQVIGAGSGRTFDIDAARYGKIVLLVDADVDGAHIRCLLLTLFQRYMRPMVEAGRIFAAVPPLHRIELVQPKKGQDKYVYTYSDAELRRTLLEYQRKNIRYKDSIQRYKGLGEMDADQLAETTMDPRFRTLRRINIGDLEGAEQAFDLLMGNEVAPRKEFITSSAATLDRSRIDA, translated from the coding sequence GTGACCGCCGACACGTCCGTGCCTTCCAGCGCGCTGCTGTCCGGAGCAGACCGGGACGGTTCCAACTACACCGCGCGGCACCTGCTCGTCCTCGAAGGGCTGGAGGCCGTCCGCAAGCGCCCCGGCATGTATATCGGGTCCACCGACAGCCGGGGCCTGATGCACTGCCTGTGGGAGATCATCGACAATTCCGTCGACGAGGCCCTGGGCGGGTACTGCGACCACATCGAGGTCATCCTCCACGAGGACTCCTCCGTGGAGGTCCGGGACAACGGCCGCGGCATCCCCGTGGACGTCGAGCCCAAGACCGGCCTGTCCGGCGTCGAGGTCGTCATGACCAAGCTGCACGCCGGCGGCAAGTTCGGCGGCGGGTCGTACGCGGCCTCCGGCGGCCTGCACGGCGTCGGCGCCTCGGTGGTCAACGCGCTCTCCGCCCGCCTCGACGTCGAGGTCGACCGCAACAGCGCCACCCACGGCATCAGCTTCCGCCGCGGCGTCCCGGGGATGTTCACCGAGCAGGGCCCCGACAGCCCCTTCGACCCGGCCAACGGACTGCGCAAGGTCAAACGGGTACCCAAGGGCCGCACCGGCACCCGGGTCCGCTACTGGGCCGACCGCCAGATCTTCCTGAAGGACGCCCGGCTCAACCTGGAGACGCTCTACCAGCGCGCCCGCCAGACCGCCTTCCTCGTCCCCGGCCTGACCCTGGTCGTACGCGACGAGCGGGGGATCGACGGCGCCGGCAAGACGGAGGAGACCTTCCGCTTCGACGGGGGCATCAGCGAGTTCTGCGAGTACCTCGCGCAGGACAAGGCCGTCTGCGACGTGCTGCGCCTGACCGGGACCGGAACGTTCAAGGAGACCGTCCCCGTCCTCGACGACCGCGGCCACATGACCCCCACCGAGGTCACCCGCGAGCTGGGCGTGGACATCGCCCTGCGCTGGGGCACGGGGTACGAGACCAATGTCAAGTCCTTCGTGAACATCATCGCCACCCCCAAGGGCGGCACCCACGTCTCCGGCTTCGAGCGCTCGGTCGCCAAGACCGTGAACGAGGTCCTGCGCTCCGCGAAGCTGCTGCGCGTCGCGGAGGACGACGTGGTCAAGGACGACGCGATGGAGGGCATGACGGCCGTCGTCACCGTGCGGCTCGCCGAGCCGCAGTTCGAGGGCCAGACCAAGGAGGTGCTCGGCACCTCGGCCGCGACGCGAATCGTGGCGGCCGTGGTCGCCAAGGAGCTGAAGGCCTTCCTGACCTCGACCAAGCGCGACGACAAGCAGCAGGCCCGCTCCGTGATGGAGAAGATCGTCGCGGCCGCGCGCACCCGGATCGCCGCCCGCCAGCACAAGGAGGCGCAGCGCCGCAAGACCGCCCTGGAGTCCTCCTCGCTCCCTGCCAAGCTGGCCGACTGCCGCAGCGACGACGTGGACCGCAGCGAGCTCTTCATCGTCGAGGGCGACTCCGCCCTGGGCACCGCGAAGCTCGCCCGGAACTCGGAGTTCCAGGCCCTCCTGCCCATCCGCGGCAAGATCCTCAACGTTCAGAAGTCCTCGGTCTCGGACATGCTCAAGAACGCCGAGTGCGGGGCGATCATCCAGGTCATAGGAGCCGGGTCGGGCCGGACCTTCGACATCGACGCCGCCCGGTACGGAAAGATCGTCCTGCTCGTCGACGCCGACGTGGACGGCGCGCACATCCGCTGCCTGCTGCTCACGCTCTTCCAGCGGTACATGCGCCCGATGGTCGAGGCGGGGCGGATCTTCGCGGCCGTGCCGCCGCTGCACCGGATCGAGCTGGTCCAGCCCAAGAAGGGCCAGGACAAGTACGTCTACACGTACTCGGACGCCGAGCTGCGCCGGACGCTGCTGGAGTACCAGCGCAAGAACATCCGGTACAAGGACTCGATCCAGCGCTACAAGGGCCTCGGCGAGATGGACGCGGACCAGCTGGCGGAGACCACCATGGACCCGCGCTTCCGCACCCTGCGCCGGATCAACATCGGCGACCTGGAGGGGGCCGAGCAGGCGTTCGACCTGTTGATGGGCAACGAGGTGGCCCCGCGCAAGGAGTTCATCACCAGCTCCGCGGCGACCCTGGACCGCTCCCGCATCGACGCCTGA